From the genome of Ziziphus jujuba cultivar Dongzao chromosome 6, ASM3175591v1, one region includes:
- the LOC107429890 gene encoding DNA mismatch repair protein MLH3 isoform X3: MFTKMESLNNLYMSKLQILIQLKSNNKLHDVRNQSDMLDISSRFLHLATDSLVPNSINKHFLENAKVLQQVDKKFIPIFVAGKTLAVIDQHAADERIRLEELRQKVLSGEARTITYLDAEQELEFEHSP, translated from the exons ATGTTCACAAAGATGGAAAGCTTGAACAATCTCTACATGTCAAAATTACAAATACTGATCCAGTTAAAG agtaataataaattacacGATGTCCGCAATCAGAGTGATATGCTTGATATTTCTTCCCGGTTCTTGCACCTCGCTACTGACTCATTAGTTCCTAATTCTATTAACAAGCATTTCCTTGAGAATGCCAAAGTTCTCCAACAGGTGGATAAGAAGTTTATTCCAATATTTGTGGCTGGCAAAACGCTTGCTGTTATTGATCAG CATGCTGCAGATGAAAGGATTCGGCTAGAGGAGCTGCGTCAAAAG GTCTTGTCTGGAGAAGCCAGGACTATTACGTATCTGGATGCTGAACAAGAACTG gaatttgaaCATTCTCCATGA
- the LOC107429875 gene encoding multiple C2 domain and transmembrane region protein 7 yields the protein MGNLKLGVDVVSAHNLLPKDGQGSSSAFVELYFDGQRFRTTIKEKDLNPVWNESFYFNISDPSNLHFLTLDAYIYNNVRATNSRSFLGKISLTGTSFVPYSDALVLHYPLEKRGIFSHVRGELGLKVYVTDDPSIKSSTPNPAVESHQNKEPNTLHMQGPAVPSAVTNTNKAETRHTFHHLPNPHHHEHKHHSSPLEVSHPETKYEVNQMKAESQPPKLVRVYSEASSQPIDYALKETSPFLGGGRVVGGRVIHGDKTASTYDLVERMYFLYVRVVKARELPAMDVTGSIDPFVEVKIGNYKGITKHFEKKQNPEWNQVFAFSKDRMQASVLEVVIKDKDLVKDDFVGIVRFDINEIPLRVPPDSPLAPEWYRLEDKKGEKIKGELMLAVWVGTQADEAFSDAWHSDAATPIDGSPAASTVIRSKVYHAPRLWYVRVNVIEAQDLVPTEKNRFPDVYVKVQIGHQIMKTKPVQARTLNALWNEDILFVAAEPFEDHLVLSVEDRVAPGKDEIIGRVIIPLNAVDRRADDRMIHSRWFNLEKPVAVDVDQLKKEKFSSRIHLRVCLDGGYHVLDESTHYSSDLRPTAKQLWKPSIGVLELGILNAVGLHPMKTRDGRGTSDTYCVAKYGHKWVRTRTLVDNLSPKYNEQYTWEVFDPATVLTVGVFDNSQLGEKGPNGNKDIKIGKVRIRISTLETGRIYTHSYPLLVLQPAGVKKMGELHLAIRFSCTSFVNMLYIYSKPLLPKMHYVRPFSVMQLDMLRHQAVNIVAARLSRAEPPLRKEVVEYMSDVDSHLWSMRRSKANFFRLMTVFSGLFAVGKWFGDICMWRNPITTVLVHVLYLMLVCFPELILPTVFLYMFLIGIWNFRYRPRYPPHMNTKISQAEAVHPDELDEEFDTFPTTRSPELVRMRYDRLRSVAGRIQTVVGDIATQGERIQALLSWRDPRATAMFVTFCLIAALVMYVTPFQIVAALAGFYVMRHPRFRHRLPSVPINFFRRLPARTDSML from the coding sequence ATGGGCAACCTTAAACTAGGGGTAGATGTTGTAAGTGCTCACAACCTTTTGCCTAAAGATGGTCAGGGTTCATCTAGTGCCTTTGTGGAGCTTTATTTTGATGGGCAAAGGTTCCGAACTACCATTAAAGAAAAGGATCTTAATCCTGTTTGGAATGAAAGCTTCTATTTCAACATTTCTGATCCTTCCAACCTTCACTTTCTCACTCTTGATGCCTACATCTACAATAATGTCAGAGCTACCAACTCCAGGTCATTTCTGGGCAAGATTAGTCTCACTGGGACTTCATTTGTTCCGTACTCTGATGCTCTTGTCTTGCATTATCCATTAGAAAAGCGTGGCATCTTTTCGCATGTGAGAGGAGAGCTTGGCCTGAAGGTTTATGTTACTGATGACCCATCCATAAAGTCCTCCACTCCAAACCCTGCTGTTGAATCACACCAAAATAAGGAACCAAACACACTGCATATGCAAGGTCCAGCAGTTCCCAGCGCTGTCACAAACACTAATAAGGCTGAGACAAGACATACATTTCATCATCTTCCTAATCCCCATCACCATGAACATAAGCATCATTCATCACCTCTAGAAGTTTCTCATCCTGAAACAAAGTATGAGGTTAATCAGATGAAAGCTGAATCCCAGCCGCCAAAGCTGGTCCGTGTGTACTCTGAAGCATCATCGCAACCTATAGACTATGCACTTAAAGAGACAAGCCCTTTCCTTGGAGGTGGAAGAGTTGTTGGTGGTCGTGTCATTCATGGAGACAAGACGGCAAGCACTTATGATCTTGTTGAAAGGATGTATTTTCTCTATGTAAGGGTTGTCAAAGCTCGTGAACTTCCTGCTATGGATGTTACAGGGAGTATTGATCCATTTGTGGAGGTGAAAATTGGAAACTACAAAGGAATTACAAAGCATTTTGAGAAGAAGCAAAATCCAGAATGGAATCAGGTGTTTGCCTTTTCAAAGGATAGAATGCAAGCATCTGTTCTAGAAGTCGTGATTAAGGACAAAGATCTGGTAAAAGATGATTTTGTTGGGATTGTAAGGTTTGACATCAACGAGATTCCGTTGCGAGTCCCACCAGATAGCCCTCTGGCTCCAGAGTGGTACAGGCTTGAAgataaaaaaggagaaaagattAAGGGTGAGCTGATGCTTGCAGTCTGGGTTGGAACCCAAGCAGATGAAGCTTTTTCTGATGCATGGCATTCTGATGCTGCCACACCTATTGATGGCTCACCAGCTGCCTCCACAGTGATTCGTTCAAAGGTCTATCATGCACCAAGGTTGTGGTATGTTCGTGTCAATGTCATTGAGGCACAAGATCTAGTTCCAACTGAGAAAAATCGTTTCCCAGATGTGTATGTTAAGGTTCAGATAGGACACCAGATTATGAAAACAAAACCAGTTCAGGCTCGGACTCTGAATGCTCTTTGGAATGAagatattttgtttgtcgcTGCTGAACCTTTTGAAGATCATCTGGTCCTTTCAGTTGAGGATCGTGTAGCTCCGGGCAAAGATGAAATCATTGGTAGAGTTATCATACCATTAAATGCTGTAGACAGGCGTGCTGATGATCGCATGATACATTCCCGTTGGTTTAACCTGGAAAAGCCAGTTGCTGTGGATGTAGATCaattgaagaaggaaaaattctCTAGCCGGATTCATCTCCGAGTTTGTCTAGATGGAGGATACCATGTTCTTGATGAGTCAACCCATTATAGTAGTGATCTTCGTCCCACAGCTAAACAGCTCTGGAAGCCATCAATAGGAGTTCTAGAACTTGGAATCTTGAATGCTGTAGGTCTCCATCCAATGAAAACACGCGATGGAAGGGGAACATCTGATACATACTGCGTAGCAAAGTATGGTCACAAGTGGGTTCGAACACGCACACTTGTTGATAACCTAAGTCCAAAATACAATGAGCAGTACACTTGGGAGGTTTTTGATCCAGCAACGGTTCTTACTGTTGGTGTGTTTGACAACAGCCAATTGGGGGAAAAGGGTCCAAATGGTAACAAGGACATAAAGATTGGAAAGGTACGGATTAGAATCTCAACTCTTGAAACAGGCCGCATATATACACACTCCTACCCGTTGTTGGTCCTCCAGCCTGCTGGTGTTAAGAAAATGGGAGAACTGCATTTGGCAATACGGTTTTCGTGCACTTCCTTTGTGAACATGCTTTATATATACTCAAAACCACTGCTGCCAAAAATGCACTATGTAAGGCCTTTTAGTGTTATGCAGCTTGACATGCTACGACACCAAGCTGTCAACATAGTGGCAGCAAGGTTAAGCAGAGCAGAGCCACCACTTCGGAAAGAAGTGGTGGAATACATGTCTGATGTGGACTCTCACCTCTGGAGCATGCGAAGGAGCAAGGCAAATTTCTTTCGTCTAATGACAGTTTTCTCTGGATTATTTGCTGTTGGGAAATGGTTTGGGGATATATGCATGTGGAGAAATCCTATAACAACAGTGCTTGTCCATGTTCTCTATCTCATGCTTGTTTGCTTTCCCGAACTAATTCTGCCAACAGTTTTCCTCTATATGTTTCTAATAGGGATATGGAATTTCCGCTACCGGCCTAGATATCCTCCTCATATGAACACGAAAATTTCACAAGCGGAGGCAGTTCATCCAGATGAGCTGGATGAGGAATTTGACACATTCCCAACAACACGAAGTCCAGAGCTGGTGAGAATGAGATATGATAGGCTAAGGAGTGTGGCTGGTAGGATTCAAACTGTGGTGGGTGATATAGCAACGCAAGGAGAGCGGATTCAGGCACTGCTAAGCTGGAGAGATCCACGTGCTACGGCCATGTTTGTTACATTCTGCCTCATAGCAGCATTAGTAATGTACGTGACACCATTCCAGATAGTGGCAGCTTTGGCAGGGTTTTATGTGATGAGGCATCCTAGGTTCCGCCATAGGTTGCCATCGGTGCCTATCAACTTCTTTCGCCGACTGCCTGCTAGGACTGATAGTATGTTGTAG
- the LOC107429895 gene encoding probable phospholipid hydroperoxide glutathione peroxidase isoform X1: MLCSSTRLFRRNLSISAISSSFLLSNRFSCGSKRTLFVSSQIPSFSSSFIDTRANFQRPIWSSLRSEHTMASQSKTGSIHDFTVKDAKGNDVDLSIYKGKVLLIVNVASQCGLTNSNYTELAQVYEKYKNQGLEILAFPCNQFGAQEPGTNDEIVEFACTRFKAEYPIFDKVDVNGDNAAPVYKFLKSSKGGLFGDSIKWNFSKFLVDKDGNVVDRYAPTTSPLSIEKDIKKLLGVA; this comes from the exons ATGCTTTGCTCGTCGACTCGCCTCTTCCGTAGAAATCTTTCTATCTCTGCTATTTCGTCTTCTTTTCTGCTGTCTAATCGATTCTCTTGCGGTTCTAAGCGTACCCTTTTCGTTTCTTCTCaaattccttctttttcttccagtTTTATAGATACCCGAGCAAATTTTCAGAGACCCATTTGGAGTTCTTTGAGATCCGAACATACAATGGCTAGCCAATCAAAGACCGGATCCATCCATGACTTCACTGTTAAG GATGCTAAGGGAAATGATGTTGATCTCAGCATCTATAAGGGGAAGGTCCTCTTGATTGTTAATGTCGCATCGCAATG TGGCTTGACCAATTCAAACTACACTGAGCTTGCACAGGTGTATGAGAAATACAAAAACCAAG GATTGGAAATTCTGGCATTCCCTTGTAATCAGTTTGGAGCTCAGGAACCAGGGACCAATGACGAGATTGTAGAGTTTGCATGCACTCGTTTTAAGGCCGAGTATCCCATCTTTGATAAG GTGGATGTGAATGGTGACAATGCGGCTCCAGTGTACAAGTTCTTAAAATCAAGCAAAGGTGGACTCTTTGGGGACAGCATCAAGTGGAACTTTTCCAAGTTCCTTGTTGACAAAGATGGAAATGTTGTTGACCGCTATGCACCCACAACTTCTCCACTTAGCATTGAG AAGGATATAAAGAAACTTCTGGGGGTTGCATAA
- the LOC107429890 gene encoding DNA mismatch repair protein MLH3 isoform X1 — MFTKMESLNNLYMSKLQILIQLKSNNKLHDVRNQSDMLDISSRFLHLATDSLVPNSINKHFLENAKVLQQVDKKFIPIFVAGKTLAVIDQHAADERIRLEELRQKVLSGEARTITYLDAEQELVCLYLMLHEALIGYLGI, encoded by the exons ATGTTCACAAAGATGGAAAGCTTGAACAATCTCTACATGTCAAAATTACAAATACTGATCCAGTTAAAG agtaataataaattacacGATGTCCGCAATCAGAGTGATATGCTTGATATTTCTTCCCGGTTCTTGCACCTCGCTACTGACTCATTAGTTCCTAATTCTATTAACAAGCATTTCCTTGAGAATGCCAAAGTTCTCCAACAGGTGGATAAGAAGTTTATTCCAATATTTGTGGCTGGCAAAACGCTTGCTGTTATTGATCAG CATGCTGCAGATGAAAGGATTCGGCTAGAGGAGCTGCGTCAAAAG GTCTTGTCTGGAGAAGCCAGGACTATTACGTATCTGGATGCTGAACAAGAACTGGTATGTCTCTATTTGATGCTTCATGAAGCTTTAATTGGTTACTTGGGTATTTGA
- the LOC107429890 gene encoding DNA mismatch repair protein MLH3 isoform X2, which yields MFTKMESLNNLYMSKLQILIQLKSNNKLHDVRNQSDMLDISSRFLHLATDSLVPNSINKHFLENAKVLQQVDKKFIPIFVAGKTLAVIDQHAADERIRLEELRQKVLSGEARTITYLDAEQELMLPEIGLPLIAQLC from the exons ATGTTCACAAAGATGGAAAGCTTGAACAATCTCTACATGTCAAAATTACAAATACTGATCCAGTTAAAG agtaataataaattacacGATGTCCGCAATCAGAGTGATATGCTTGATATTTCTTCCCGGTTCTTGCACCTCGCTACTGACTCATTAGTTCCTAATTCTATTAACAAGCATTTCCTTGAGAATGCCAAAGTTCTCCAACAGGTGGATAAGAAGTTTATTCCAATATTTGTGGCTGGCAAAACGCTTGCTGTTATTGATCAG CATGCTGCAGATGAAAGGATTCGGCTAGAGGAGCTGCGTCAAAAG GTCTTGTCTGGAGAAGCCAGGACTATTACGTATCTGGATGCTGAACAAGAACTG ATGCTGCCAGAGATTGGGTTACCACTTATTGCACAATTATGCTGA
- the LOC107429896 gene encoding probable glutathione peroxidase 8, producing MTSQPRFPETIYDFTVKDAKGDDIDLSTYKGKVLLIVNVASKCGMTNSNYTELNQLYEKYKDHGLEILAFPCNQFGEEEPGSNEQITEFVCTRFKSEFPIFDKIEVNGESAAPIYKFLKSGKWGIFGDDIQWNFAKFLVDKDGKVVDRYYPTTSPLSLEHDIKKLLGIS from the exons ATGACTAGCCAGCCCAGATTCCCGGAAACAATTTACGACTTCACTGTCAAG GATGCCAAGGGAGATGATATAGATCTTTCTACTTATAAGGGAAAAGTTCTACTGATTGTCAATGTTGCCTCTAAATG TGGAATGACCAACTCTAACTACACAGAGCTGAATCAGTTATATGAGAAGTATAAAGATCATG GGTTGGAGATACTGGCATTTCCTTGCAATCAGTTTGGTGAGGAGGAACCAGGAAGTAATGAACAGATCACAGAGTTTGTCTGTACTCGTTTCAAATCAGAATTTCCCATCTTTGACAAG ATTGAAGTAAATGGTGAAAGTGCTGCTCCAATATACAAGTTCTTGAAGTCTGGGAAATGGGGCATTTTTGGGGATGATATTCAATGGAACTTTGCAAAGTTTTTGGTGGACAAAGATGGGAAAGTCGTTGACCGTTATTATCCCACAACTTCTCCTCTTAGCCTCgag CATGACATAAAGAAGCTCTTGGGAATCTCATGA
- the LOC107429895 gene encoding probable phospholipid hydroperoxide glutathione peroxidase isoform X2: MASQSKTGSIHDFTVKDAKGNDVDLSIYKGKVLLIVNVASQCGLTNSNYTELAQVYEKYKNQGLEILAFPCNQFGAQEPGTNDEIVEFACTRFKAEYPIFDKVDVNGDNAAPVYKFLKSSKGGLFGDSIKWNFSKFLVDKDGNVVDRYAPTTSPLSIEKDIKKLLGVA, from the exons ATGGCTAGCCAATCAAAGACCGGATCCATCCATGACTTCACTGTTAAG GATGCTAAGGGAAATGATGTTGATCTCAGCATCTATAAGGGGAAGGTCCTCTTGATTGTTAATGTCGCATCGCAATG TGGCTTGACCAATTCAAACTACACTGAGCTTGCACAGGTGTATGAGAAATACAAAAACCAAG GATTGGAAATTCTGGCATTCCCTTGTAATCAGTTTGGAGCTCAGGAACCAGGGACCAATGACGAGATTGTAGAGTTTGCATGCACTCGTTTTAAGGCCGAGTATCCCATCTTTGATAAG GTGGATGTGAATGGTGACAATGCGGCTCCAGTGTACAAGTTCTTAAAATCAAGCAAAGGTGGACTCTTTGGGGACAGCATCAAGTGGAACTTTTCCAAGTTCCTTGTTGACAAAGATGGAAATGTTGTTGACCGCTATGCACCCACAACTTCTCCACTTAGCATTGAG AAGGATATAAAGAAACTTCTGGGGGTTGCATAA
- the LOC107429888 gene encoding xyloglucan-specific galacturonosyltransferase 1, translating into MAISVSKKKSKQSKKIVEEKPCNFSFCDTFLFRFLSRIPAAILILFLVFVWSSSTTIISGNIVHVCVSSRKLNNLYCLSAGSQPNFDIPHPEFFSNTTSITLSDTTSVNLSSSSTTTSVSPSTSIETKKEIVEVVKKLDESDKIVRDTSDEDREDEVANAVKVVEEQMQMHRSWKSDHNHAAGCDGKGIFVYDLPSKFNKDLVGQCHEMVPWMDFCQYFKNEALGEPIQSLGKGWFTTHQYSLEPIFHSRVLKHPCRVYNENEAKLFYVPFYGGLDVLRWHFKNVSNDVKDILALELIKWLEAQKPWSRNSGKDHVFVLGKISWDFRRNFTSWGTRLLELDQMQNPIKLLIERQPWHVNDVGIPHPTYFHPQSDDDIISWQSKIISSYRKTLVSFAGAARPDSTETIRSILIKQCTSSDNQKCKFLDCSSRGCDQPESVIQLFMESEFCLQPPGDSPTRKSVFDSLISGCIPVMFDPFTAYYQYPWHLPEDHGRYSMFVDKNEVREMKVNLVEKLMKVPLKERQEMRRYIVYELLPGLVYGDPNSQLEKFHDAFSIAMSSLLERANRLE; encoded by the coding sequence ATGGCCATTTCTGTGTCTAAGAAGAAATCCAAACAATCCAAGAAAATTGTCGAGGAAAAACCTTGTAATTTCTCTTTCTGTGATACATTTCTATTCAGATTTCTATCTCGAATCCCTGCAGCAATTCTAATACTGTTTCTTGTCTTCGTTTGGTCCTCTTCCACCACCATTATTTCTGGCAATATTGTTCATGTTTGTGTATCTTCAAGAAAGCTCAACAATCTTTATTGCCTTTCTGCTGGTTCTCAACCCAATTTTGACATCCCACATCCTGAGTTTTTCAGTAATACGACTTCTATTACTCTCAGTGATACCACTTCCGTTAATCTCAGTAGCAGTAGTACTACTACCTCTGTTAGTCCAAGTACCAGCATAGAAACGAAGAAAGAGATTGTTGAAGTTGTCAAAAAATTAGATGAATCTGATAAGATTGTTAGAGATACATCAGATGAAGATCGAGAAGATGAGGTTGCAAATGCAGTCAAGGTGGTCGAAGAGCAAATGCAAATGCACCGGTCATGGAAATCCGATCATAATCATGCTGCAGGGTGTGATGGAAAGGGGATATTTGTCTATGATTTGCCATCAAAGTTTAACAAAGACTTGGTGGGACAGTGCCACGAAATGGTTCCATGGATGGATTTCTGCCAGTATTTCAAAAATGAAGCACTTGGGGAGCCAATTCAAAGCCTTGGTAAAGGATGGTTTACGACTCATCAGTATTCATTGGAgccaatattccattcaagagtTTTGAAACATCCTTGCAGGGTTTACAATGAGAATGAAGCAAAACTTTTCTATGTACCATTCTATGGTGGTTTAGATGTTCTTAGATGGCATTTCAAAAATGTCTCTAATGATGTCAAAGACATTCTAGCTTTGGAGCTGATAAAGTGGCTTGAAGCACAAAAACCATGGTCTAGGAATTCAGGCAAAGATCATGTATTTGTGTTGGGGAAAATCTCATGGGATTTTAGAAGAAATTTCACTTCATGGGGTACTAGACTATTAGAGCTGGATCAAATGCAGAATCCAATAAAGCTTTTGATCGAAAGGCAACCTTGGCATGTAAATGACGTTGGAATTCCACATCCAACTTACTTCCATCCACAATCAGACGATGATATAATCTCGtggcaatcgaagatcatcaGCTCATATCGAAAAACCTTGGTCAGCTTTGCTGGTGCAGCTAGGCCTGATTCAACCGAGACCATAAGATCGATTTTGATAAAACAATGTACTTCATCAGACAACCAGAAATGCAAGTTTCTTGATTGTAGTTCAAGGGGATGTGATCAACCCGAGTCAGTAATTCAGCTTTTCATGGAGTCTGAATTCTGCTTGCAGCCTCCAGGAGATAGTCCAACAAGAAAATCTGTATTTGATTCATTGATATCAGGTTGTATACCTGTAATGTTTGATCCTTTTACAGCTTACTATCAGTATCCATGGCATTTACCAGAAGATCATGGTAGATATTCTATGTTCGTGGACAAAAATGAGGTTAGAGAAATGAAGGTCAATTTGGTCGAGAAGTTGATGAAAGTTCCATTGAAGGAGAGGCAGGAAATGAGAAGGTATATAGTCTATGAGTTATTGCCTGGTTTGGTGTATGGGGATCCAAATTCCCAGCTTGAGAAGTTTCATGATGCGTTTTCTATTGCAATGAGTAGTCTCCTAGAAAGGGCGAATAGATTGGAGTAA